The following proteins come from a genomic window of Frankia casuarinae:
- a CDS encoding geranylgeranyl reductase family protein produces the protein MSRVDDPENTFDVIVVGAGPAGGSAARAAANAGARVCVLERSAVPRYKTCGGGLVGLSADHLGIELAGLVRASVSSLTMTWDGRFEVTRGRSGGRPWMSMVMRSDLDAALLAAAAAAGATVRTGAHVVGLTESGPGGTGIAEDAGDQDDGWVTVRLRAGADLRARVVVGADGTSGRCGTYVGVRCDQVDVGLEGEFVADPARAARWAGRMLIDWGPVPGSYGWVFPKGRVLTVGVIGDRAEGAALRAYYTRFVDRLGLTDLPRQHDSGHLTRVRAVASPLRRGRVLVAGDAAGLLDPWTREGISFALRSGRLAGEAAAAASVGVGRARAGVTRAGGVTDTRPTGPGATALDALAAYPARVEAILGPEMAAGREVLAAFTRRPGAMHTVMAAPGTFGLFTRLIEGRTTIARQLRRPGVRAAVAALSH, from the coding sequence GTGAGCAGGGTTGACGACCCGGAGAACACCTTTGACGTCATTGTCGTCGGGGCGGGTCCGGCCGGTGGCAGCGCGGCGCGGGCGGCGGCGAACGCCGGGGCCCGGGTGTGCGTGCTCGAACGCTCGGCGGTACCTCGTTACAAGACCTGCGGTGGCGGCCTGGTCGGCCTTTCGGCGGATCATCTCGGCATCGAACTGGCCGGTCTGGTTCGAGCCAGCGTCAGCTCCCTGACGATGACCTGGGACGGCCGCTTCGAGGTCACCCGCGGCCGGTCCGGCGGCCGTCCCTGGATGTCGATGGTGATGCGATCCGATCTGGACGCCGCTCTCCTGGCCGCGGCGGCCGCGGCCGGCGCGACCGTGCGGACCGGTGCGCACGTGGTGGGGCTGACCGAGAGCGGGCCGGGCGGGACCGGGATCGCCGAGGACGCCGGGGATCAGGACGACGGTTGGGTGACCGTGCGTCTGCGTGCGGGGGCGGACCTGCGCGCTCGGGTGGTGGTGGGTGCGGACGGCACCTCGGGTCGTTGCGGCACCTATGTCGGTGTCCGCTGTGACCAGGTCGACGTCGGCCTGGAGGGCGAGTTTGTCGCCGACCCGGCGCGTGCCGCGCGATGGGCCGGACGCATGCTCATCGACTGGGGGCCGGTGCCGGGTTCCTACGGGTGGGTGTTCCCCAAGGGACGGGTGCTCACGGTCGGCGTGATCGGTGATCGTGCCGAGGGCGCCGCGCTGCGCGCCTATTACACCCGGTTCGTCGACCGTCTCGGGCTCACCGACCTGCCGCGCCAGCATGACTCCGGACATCTCACCCGGGTGCGGGCCGTCGCCTCCCCGCTGCGGCGGGGCCGGGTGTTGGTCGCGGGGGACGCGGCCGGGCTCCTGGATCCGTGGACACGCGAAGGCATCTCGTTCGCATTACGGTCGGGTCGGCTCGCCGGGGAGGCGGCCGCCGCGGCGAGTGTGGGCGTCGGTCGCGCGAGGGCGGGCGTGACCCGGGCCGGGGGGGTAACGGATACAAGGCCCACTGGCCCGGGCGCCACGGCGCTCGACGCCTTGGCGGCCTATCCCGCGCGCGTCGAGGCGATCCTGGGCCCCGAGATGGCGGCGGGACGAGAGGTCCTGGCCGCGTTCACCCGCCGGCCGGGCGCGATGCACACGGTCATGGCGGCTCCGGGCACCTTCGGGCTGTTCACCCGGCTCATCGAGGGACGGACCACCATCGCCCGGCAACTGCGTCGTCCCGGCGTGCGGGCGGCGGTGGCGGCACTGAGCCACTGA
- a CDS encoding GNAT family N-acetyltransferase: MPDDRVARCPADPLVGPRTNLPSADASLARELDDLAHRAWPPLRQVERAGWVLRESAGSSRRGNSVWARGDVPDLAAALATVRDFYTAAGLPPTFQLTPFSRPTGLGAVLDAAGYDDTGPTDVCTAPLAGLVSGADRAPAAAGSVGMTVTTTPADEWLDVAGQVLTTFNAQRPGTLAVLSALRLPTIYITLTVDGMPAAVGRGIADDRWLGVYSMATLPVARGRGAARRVIAALAEWAAGRGATHAYLQVEEVSAAARGLYADLGFRPVYRYTYRRAPLDATSGGGLP, encoded by the coding sequence GTGCCTGATGACCGTGTGGCGCGGTGTCCCGCCGATCCGCTGGTCGGGCCGCGGACGAACCTGCCGTCCGCCGACGCGTCCCTGGCCCGTGAGCTCGATGACCTGGCGCACCGGGCCTGGCCGCCGTTGCGCCAGGTCGAACGGGCCGGGTGGGTGCTGCGCGAGTCCGCCGGGTCGTCCCGGCGAGGCAACTCGGTCTGGGCCCGCGGCGACGTGCCCGACCTCGCCGCGGCGCTTGCCACGGTGCGGGATTTCTACACCGCCGCCGGTCTGCCGCCGACCTTCCAGCTGACACCCTTCTCCCGGCCGACCGGGCTCGGCGCGGTCCTCGACGCCGCCGGGTACGACGACACCGGTCCTACCGACGTCTGCACGGCGCCTCTCGCCGGCCTTGTGAGTGGTGCCGACCGGGCACCGGCGGCTGCCGGCTCGGTGGGGATGACCGTCACCACCACGCCGGCGGATGAGTGGCTGGATGTCGCCGGCCAGGTGCTGACGACGTTCAACGCGCAGCGGCCCGGCACGCTCGCGGTGCTCTCGGCGCTGCGGCTGCCCACCATCTACATCACCCTGACCGTGGACGGCATGCCGGCGGCGGTCGGACGCGGCATCGCGGACGACCGTTGGCTGGGTGTCTACAGCATGGCCACCCTGCCCGTGGCCCGTGGCCGGGGCGCGGCCCGCCGGGTTATCGCGGCACTCGCCGAGTGGGCGGCGGGCAGAGGCGCCACTCATGCGTATCTGCAGGTCGAAGAGGTCAGCGCCGCGGCGCGGGGCCTGTACGCCGATCTTGGTTTCCGGCCGGTCTACCGCTACACCTACCGCCGTGCGCCGCTGGACGCGACGTCCGGTGGAGGTCTCCCATGA
- a CDS encoding MinD/ParA family ATP-binding protein, with translation MNDDPREIGAIRVGDAGDRDPANPGPRERGGRVGSPPPTTEQPSRSASRLPAVTDTDRSSPDRSSPDRADPDHWQTGPAQPRSAGAAGWTVDGPYRPEPAASVFRPSTAAPAASPAVSDTWPSMRRVDPMSATGSEAAGSYPAGPAGWTDRGTPGSAAMNRRGTESANGNGRMLPIETRTFDPLLDQFPPNPGGAFGQAYPPPPPGETRAWRGDPLNPPPLNPPPSDPYAQSPPPGPPLNPPPSDPYAQSPPPAPPLNPPPSDPYAQSPPPAPRDERHDPWRSTPPVAAANSSALEETAAMRRADFDSAAPRPYGEMDGRYETYRPSTEYPAPPPPDRSRTGSKAAGGPYTGPARTPTEAGRIPSWLRDPEPAGSPGGPAGTGRHRDPNRGDQAHDGRAHDGRAHDGRAHDESFRTEHDPSAAAGRRRAGGPVGPGSRETGSRETGNGRAGLATSALLPAPPETASRGWRRLVYQVSAGAVNPGPSPDEVRDRRLLARIRNPLHDCHRIAVMSLKGGVGKTTTTVAVGSTLASLRDDRVVAIDANPDRGTLGSRVPRTSAHTVRELLEDAPRLHRYVDVRRYLSQADSRLEVLASANDPELSDTFGDADYRAADDLLQRHYSILLTDCGTGILHSAMHGVLELADTLVIVSSASADGGSSASATLDWLDAHGYSDHVREAVAVISMFPVQGERVDVDTLERHFEARTRRVVRVPFDPHLADGGRIVLSNLKRETRAAYREIAGAVAERFGEERRGYPGG, from the coding sequence ATGAACGATGATCCCCGGGAGATCGGCGCCATCCGGGTCGGCGATGCCGGAGATCGGGACCCCGCGAATCCCGGGCCGCGGGAGCGTGGCGGGCGCGTCGGGTCCCCGCCGCCGACCACCGAGCAGCCGTCCCGTTCGGCGAGCCGACTGCCGGCAGTGACGGACACCGACCGGTCGTCCCCCGACCGGTCGTCCCCCGACCGAGCCGACCCGGATCACTGGCAGACCGGTCCGGCGCAGCCGCGCTCCGCCGGTGCCGCCGGTTGGACGGTCGACGGCCCCTACCGCCCCGAGCCGGCGGCATCCGTCTTCCGGCCGAGCACCGCCGCCCCGGCGGCGTCCCCTGCCGTCTCCGACACCTGGCCGTCGATGCGCCGCGTTGATCCGATGTCGGCCACGGGCTCCGAGGCAGCGGGTTCCTACCCGGCTGGCCCGGCTGGCTGGACCGATCGGGGCACGCCCGGGTCCGCGGCCATGAACCGTCGAGGCACGGAGAGTGCCAACGGCAACGGCAGGATGCTGCCGATCGAGACCCGCACCTTCGATCCGCTGCTCGACCAGTTCCCACCGAATCCGGGCGGAGCGTTCGGTCAGGCGTACCCGCCGCCCCCGCCGGGGGAGACCCGGGCCTGGCGGGGCGATCCGCTGAACCCGCCACCGCTGAACCCGCCACCGTCCGACCCGTACGCCCAGTCCCCGCCACCGGGCCCGCCGCTGAACCCGCCACCGTCCGACCCGTACGCCCAGTCCCCGCCACCGGCCCCGCCGCTGAACCCGCCACCGTCCGACCCGTACGCCCAGTCCCCGCCACCGGCCCCGCGGGACGAGCGCCATGATCCGTGGCGGAGCACGCCGCCGGTGGCGGCGGCGAACTCGTCCGCGCTGGAGGAGACCGCCGCGATGAGACGAGCGGACTTCGACTCCGCCGCTCCCCGGCCGTACGGCGAGATGGATGGGCGATACGAGACCTATCGACCGTCAACCGAGTATCCCGCGCCGCCGCCGCCCGACCGGTCGAGAACCGGAAGTAAGGCGGCCGGCGGCCCGTACACCGGCCCGGCCCGCACGCCCACCGAAGCCGGCCGCATCCCCTCCTGGCTACGCGATCCCGAGCCGGCCGGGTCGCCCGGCGGACCGGCCGGGACCGGGCGGCACCGCGATCCGAACCGCGGCGATCAGGCCCACGACGGCCGGGCCCACGACGGCCGGGCCCACGACGGCCGGGCCCACGACGAATCGTTCCGGACGGAGCACGACCCATCGGCCGCGGCCGGCCGGCGTCGGGCCGGTGGCCCGGTGGGACCGGGTTCCCGGGAGACGGGTTCCCGGGAGACGGGAAACGGCCGGGCGGGGCTCGCCACCAGCGCACTGCTGCCCGCTCCCCCGGAGACGGCGTCCCGCGGCTGGCGCAGGCTCGTTTACCAGGTCTCGGCGGGCGCGGTGAACCCCGGTCCGTCCCCCGACGAGGTTCGCGACCGCCGGCTCCTCGCGCGCATCCGGAACCCGCTGCACGACTGTCACCGCATCGCGGTGATGTCCCTCAAGGGCGGCGTCGGCAAGACCACGACGACGGTGGCGGTCGGTTCCACGCTGGCCAGCCTGCGCGATGACCGGGTGGTGGCGATCGACGCGAATCCGGACCGTGGCACCTTGGGTTCCAGGGTGCCACGCACCTCCGCCCACACGGTGCGCGAACTGCTGGAGGACGCTCCGCGTCTGCACCGGTACGTGGACGTCCGCAGGTACCTGTCACAGGCCGACTCGAGGCTGGAGGTGCTGGCGTCGGCCAACGATCCGGAGCTGTCGGACACCTTCGGGGACGCCGACTACCGGGCAGCCGACGATCTGCTGCAACGGCACTACTCGATCCTGTTGACCGATTGTGGGACGGGCATCCTGCACAGTGCGATGCATGGGGTGCTGGAGCTAGCCGACACGCTGGTGATCGTGAGCAGCGCCAGCGCCGACGGCGGGTCCAGCGCGAGCGCCACCCTCGACTGGTTGGACGCGCACGGCTACTCCGACCATGTCCGCGAGGCGGTCGCCGTGATCTCGATGTTCCCCGTCCAGGGCGAGCGGGTCGACGTCGACACGCTGGAACGGCATTTTGAAGCCCGGACGCGACGGGTGGTCCGGGTCCCGTTCGACCCGCATCTGGCCGACGGGGGACGGATCGTGCTGTCGAACCTGAAACGGGAGACGCGGGCGGCCTATCGGGAGATCGCCGGCGCGGTAGCCGAACGCTTCGGCGAGGAACGCCGCGGCTACCCGGGCGGCTGA
- the purQ gene encoding phosphoribosylformylglycinamidine synthase subunit PurQ encodes MGVVMTEADSPARIGIVTFPGSLDDQDTALAVRAAGAEPVSLWHGDSDLAGVDAVILPGGFSYGDYLRAGAIARFSPMVAALVPAARAGLPILGICNGFQVLCEAGLLPGALTRNVGLHFVCRDQRLRVEAPGTAWTRGYQDGEEIVIPVKHGDGRYVAAPDVLAELEAAGRVVVRYVGGNPNGSAADIAGICNESRTIVGLMPHPEHAVDDLTGPGVDGLRMFTSVLSGFLSAFSS; translated from the coding sequence ATGGGTGTGGTAATGACTGAGGCGGACTCGCCGGCCCGGATCGGGATCGTCACCTTCCCCGGCTCCCTCGATGACCAGGACACGGCGCTCGCGGTGCGGGCCGCCGGTGCCGAACCGGTCTCCCTCTGGCATGGCGACAGCGATCTCGCCGGCGTTGACGCCGTCATCCTGCCCGGCGGATTCTCCTACGGTGACTACCTGCGTGCCGGTGCGATAGCCCGGTTCTCGCCCATGGTGGCGGCCCTCGTCCCGGCGGCCCGCGCGGGCCTGCCGATTCTCGGCATCTGCAACGGGTTTCAGGTGCTCTGCGAGGCCGGCCTGCTCCCCGGGGCACTGACCCGCAACGTGGGACTGCACTTCGTCTGCCGCGACCAGCGGTTGCGGGTCGAGGCGCCGGGCACTGCCTGGACCCGCGGCTACCAGGACGGCGAGGAGATCGTCATCCCGGTGAAGCACGGGGATGGCCGCTATGTTGCGGCCCCGGACGTGCTCGCCGAACTCGAGGCGGCCGGGCGGGTTGTGGTGCGCTACGTCGGCGGGAATCCCAACGGGTCGGCGGCCGACATCGCCGGGATCTGTAACGAGAGCCGGACGATCGTGGGCCTGATGCCGCATCCCGAGCATGCTGTCGACGACCTCACCGGCCCCGGGGTCGACGGGCTTCGCATGTTCACCTCGGTGCTGTCCGGCTTTTTGTCGGCTTTTTCCTCTTAA
- a CDS encoding NAD(P)/FAD-dependent oxidoreductase gives MAKVVVAGGGIAGIACASALLAEGITVDVRDRGRVIGGRMASRWIDGRIVDSGASYFTATSPEFREVVDDWFIRGLVRPWTHRMSVISGPTATLAEPRSGPLRYAAPRGLRSLVADLASRAGVQVTQSTPIRRVTPGPRVDDEAADAVVLAMPDPQALRHLDPACTEERAQLAGRPWSPVLALLAGWPYRCWAPIDGAFVHDDDTIAWIADDGRRRGDNAAVLVAHSTPDFARPRLADPAAAGPDLVAALRRLLTITMQPSWTYVQKWTFARPDRPHEQPYYLSSSGIGLAGDGWGTPKIESAWRSGTELGRALAARLR, from the coding sequence GTGGCGAAGGTCGTCGTCGCCGGCGGGGGCATTGCTGGGATCGCCTGCGCCAGCGCACTGCTAGCCGAGGGAATCACCGTGGATGTCCGTGACCGGGGCCGCGTGATCGGCGGACGGATGGCCTCACGGTGGATAGACGGGCGCATCGTGGACTCCGGCGCGTCGTACTTCACCGCCACCTCGCCGGAGTTCCGCGAAGTCGTGGACGATTGGTTCATCCGTGGCCTGGTACGCCCCTGGACGCACCGAATGTCGGTAATCAGTGGGCCGACCGCCACCCTGGCCGAGCCGCGTTCCGGCCCGCTGCGGTACGCCGCCCCGCGCGGGCTGCGTTCCCTGGTCGCCGACCTCGCCTCCCGAGCCGGGGTGCAGGTCACGCAGTCCACACCGATCCGCCGGGTCACCCCGGGTCCCCGCGTTGACGACGAGGCCGCCGACGCGGTGGTCCTCGCGATGCCCGACCCGCAGGCGCTGCGCCATCTCGACCCGGCCTGCACCGAGGAGCGGGCGCAGCTCGCCGGCCGACCCTGGTCGCCGGTGCTGGCGCTGCTCGCCGGCTGGCCCTACCGGTGCTGGGCACCGATCGACGGAGCCTTCGTCCACGACGACGATACGATTGCCTGGATCGCCGACGACGGTCGTCGCCGGGGTGACAATGCCGCCGTCCTGGTCGCCCACTCGACGCCGGATTTCGCGCGGCCGCGGCTGGCCGACCCCGCGGCGGCCGGGCCCGATCTCGTCGCGGCGCTACGGCGCCTGCTCACCATCACGATGCAACCCAGTTGGACGTATGTGCAAAAGTGGACCTTCGCTCGCCCGGACCGTCCGCACGAACAGCCGTACTACCTGTCCAGCAGTGGGATCGGGCTCGCCGGCGACGGCTGGGGAACACCGAAGATCGAGAGTGCCTGGCGCTCGGGCACCGAGCTGGGCCGGGCCCTTGCCGCCCGATTGAGATAA
- a CDS encoding DUF5926 family protein: protein MIARRPAPQRPGTRPARVATPGSGGGAARSRRRPSVHGSDGAIPAVGPREPCPCGSGRRYKACHGERNRPAPVLRPFAGRRDEPDLVALRELVPSATAPLALAAAYLADHPEHADRRITLCTMLPQAAPALVREDGEILVALQIALPGLDVSRDVAGALLAALAAEPGSAIDIPPASAPRLVEQLPAGLAGLPRLTDLLDPAPLDITVHSGFGWWLPPSDEESGPNPEVAVMLERANATVVPTVRLTSVPAAYWCHPGDRWHLRWALPLAWPGAAGAAAGTDSEAEAVAPIGAGADVAPTEEALLDALARLAAAERLTVGEGSRFIGFFRAAGLVVPVWDLAPGSEAGSCEEPAAALRVAYQRALADTTALTAHERRVRAGLVGRSLTLR from the coding sequence GTGATCGCTCGCCGACCCGCACCCCAGCGTCCCGGCACCCGCCCGGCACGAGTCGCCACGCCCGGCTCTGGCGGGGGAGCCGCACGGAGCCGTCGCCGCCCGTCCGTCCACGGATCCGATGGTGCCATCCCCGCCGTCGGACCGCGGGAACCCTGTCCCTGCGGGTCGGGCCGTCGTTACAAGGCGTGCCACGGCGAGCGGAACCGGCCGGCTCCCGTGCTGCGCCCGTTCGCGGGCCGCCGCGACGAGCCGGACCTGGTCGCCCTGCGGGAGCTGGTGCCCAGCGCCACCGCGCCGCTGGCCCTGGCGGCGGCCTACCTCGCCGACCATCCCGAGCACGCCGACCGGCGCATCACGCTCTGCACGATGCTGCCGCAGGCCGCCCCCGCCCTGGTACGCGAGGACGGCGAAATCCTGGTCGCCCTGCAGATCGCCCTTCCGGGTCTGGACGTATCGCGGGACGTCGCCGGTGCCCTGCTCGCCGCACTCGCCGCCGAGCCGGGGAGTGCGATCGACATCCCGCCCGCCTCCGCGCCGCGCCTCGTGGAACAACTGCCCGCGGGACTCGCCGGGTTGCCCCGGCTCACCGACCTGCTGGACCCGGCGCCCCTGGACATCACCGTTCATTCCGGATTCGGATGGTGGCTGCCACCGTCCGACGAGGAGAGCGGTCCGAACCCGGAGGTGGCGGTGATGCTGGAGCGCGCCAACGCCACCGTGGTGCCCACCGTACGGCTCACCTCGGTGCCGGCCGCCTACTGGTGCCATCCCGGTGACCGCTGGCACCTGCGGTGGGCGCTTCCGCTGGCCTGGCCGGGTGCGGCGGGTGCTGCGGCGGGCACCGACTCCGAGGCCGAGGCGGTCGCTCCCATCGGCGCGGGCGCCGACGTCGCCCCCACCGAGGAGGCGTTGCTGGATGCGCTGGCTCGCCTGGCCGCGGCCGAACGTCTCACGGTGGGGGAGGGCTCCAGGTTCATCGGGTTCTTCCGCGCCGCCGGGCTCGTCGTGCCCGTCTGGGATCTCGCGCCCGGAAGCGAGGCGGGTAGCTGTGAGGAGCCGGCCGCCGCGCTGCGGGTGGCCTACCAGAGGGCACTGGCCGACACCACGGCACTGACCGCGCACGAACGCCGGGTGCGGGCGGGTCTTGTTGGACGCAGCCTCACCCTGCGCTGA
- a CDS encoding aminoglycoside phosphotransferase family protein has translation MADGGHPPAGSPDHARFTAERTRRALGAICAEAGLDDSDAMLIKRTVNAVYRLPRAGAVVRIIGSAAMAHRVNKVVRVARWLAENHVPAVRLLPGVPAPVTAAGFLATVWADATPPGTPPGGPAPDTAELAGALRGLHTLAPPEPPLPCWDPLDDVRRRLSDAEALPGPDRRFLEKMTGRIAAALPTIRYALPRVVIHGDAHLANLVRAADGRALLCDFDATCLGPAEWDLIPVAVGRLRFGHDPQAHLDLARGYDFDVTTWDGFAVLRAVRELKLVTSVVPILGSSATVAAQFRVRMDSLRSGDTGVRWSPYR, from the coding sequence GTGGCCGACGGCGGGCACCCTCCGGCGGGCTCGCCGGACCACGCGCGGTTCACCGCGGAGCGGACCCGCCGCGCCCTCGGTGCGATCTGCGCCGAGGCCGGCCTGGACGACTCGGATGCCATGCTGATCAAGAGAACCGTGAACGCGGTGTACCGGCTGCCACGGGCCGGCGCGGTTGTCCGGATCATCGGATCGGCCGCGATGGCGCATCGGGTGAACAAGGTGGTCCGGGTGGCCCGCTGGCTGGCGGAGAACCACGTCCCGGCCGTCCGGCTGCTCCCCGGCGTGCCGGCCCCGGTCACGGCGGCCGGCTTCCTCGCGACGGTCTGGGCCGACGCGACGCCACCCGGCACCCCGCCCGGCGGTCCGGCACCGGACACCGCGGAGCTGGCCGGCGCGCTGCGCGGTCTGCACACCCTGGCGCCGCCGGAACCGCCGCTGCCATGCTGGGATCCCCTCGACGACGTCCGCCGGCGATTATCCGACGCCGAGGCGCTCCCCGGGCCCGACCGCCGTTTCCTGGAGAAGATGACCGGCCGGATCGCGGCGGCTCTGCCCACCATCCGCTACGCGCTGCCGCGGGTCGTCATACATGGGGACGCGCATCTGGCGAACCTCGTGCGGGCCGCGGACGGCCGCGCGCTGCTCTGCGACTTCGACGCCACCTGCCTGGGGCCGGCGGAATGGGACCTGATTCCTGTGGCGGTCGGCCGGCTACGCTTCGGTCATGATCCTCAGGCCCACCTCGATCTGGCCCGGGGCTACGACTTCGACGTCACCACCTGGGACGGGTTCGCCGTCCTGCGGGCGGTCCGGGAACTGAAGCTGGTGACGAGCGTGGTGCCGATCCTGGGGAGCAGCGCGACGGTGGCCGCCCAGTTCCGGGTCAGGATGGACAGCCTGCGCTCCGGCGACACCGGCGTCCGCTGGTCCCCCTACCGTTGA
- a CDS encoding ATP-binding protein — MEIKVSLSLPHDEISIPVIRRICTQSLKVLGVNKECIDDVEIALTEACDNVLLHAHAGDEYEVFVGVDNEVAVIEVSDRGDGFDSADELDRTARQNGDSPRPDNVPEQGRGIFLMRALMDRVQFHQVDSPHRGTRVHLEKTLTWEESAPGARLSRARTGLRPASRPEVAEGIHPV; from the coding sequence ATGGAGATCAAAGTAAGCCTGTCGTTGCCCCACGATGAGATCTCCATACCCGTGATTCGACGTATCTGTACGCAGTCCCTGAAAGTCCTGGGCGTCAATAAAGAATGCATTGACGATGTTGAAATCGCCTTGACCGAAGCGTGCGACAACGTTCTTCTACATGCTCATGCCGGCGACGAGTACGAGGTTTTTGTGGGAGTGGACAACGAAGTCGCTGTCATCGAGGTGAGCGATCGCGGCGACGGTTTCGACAGCGCGGATGAGCTCGATCGGACAGCCCGCCAGAATGGCGATTCCCCCAGGCCGGATAATGTTCCCGAGCAAGGCCGCGGCATCTTTCTCATGCGCGCTCTGATGGACCGGGTGCAGTTCCACCAGGTGGACAGCCCCCATCGGGGCACCCGCGTGCATCTGGAAAAGACTCTCACCTGGGAGGAGAGCGCTCCCGGGGCGCGGCTGAGCCGGGCGCGGACGGGGCTCCGGCCCGCTTCCCGCCCGGAGGTGGCCGAGGGCATCCATCCGGTCTGA